CGATCCAGAGCAGCTGGGTGCCGGACGGCTTGAGGTCCTCGGTGAGAAAAGGGGTGGCGAGGCCGAGGACGGTGGCGTCCACGGCCACGAGCAGCACGGCGAGAACGAGGACGGCCAGAGCGATCCACCGCCCCGGGCGGCGCAGCTCATGGGAGCTTTCCGTGTGCTGTTCGAGACTGCTCATTGCTCCACGCTCCGGCGTGCGCCGCCGAGCAGCAACTCGACGATCATGTACTGGAAGTCCTGCCCGGCGACCCGGCCCGCCTGTACGGCCCAGGCGCCGGTGGAGATGAGTCCGTAGAGGGCCTCGGTCAGCCAGGCGGGGGTGAGGTCGATGCGGAACTCGCCGCGCTCCTGGCCGCGCCGGAAGAAGGCGGCGACCCGGGCATCGAGCCGGTTCCAGCCCTCGTTCACCTCGTCGCCCTCGAAGAGCTGGTTCTCGGTGACGAGGAAGGAGAGCAGTCCGGCGCTCGGCTCGACGGCCGCGACGAGCCGGCGCAGCGCTTCCTCGGCGCTGCCCTCGTCGAGCGCGGCGGCGTCCAGAGCCGCTTCGAACTCCTGGATTCCCAGTTTCTCCAAGGCTCTGACCAGGGCGTCCCGTCCGGCGAAGTGCCGGTGCAGGGTGGCGCGGCCGATGCCTGCGGCTCTGGCGACCTCGTCCATGGTGGCGGTCGATTTGCGGGTCAGCAGGGCGGCGGCGCTGCGCAGCACCCGCTCACGGTCGAGAGTCATGAGACGACGATAACCCATATGAGACATGAACGTCTCATCGGAAAGGCGTCGCCTCCGGCGGAAGGAAGAGAGCACGATGTCGGCATGAAGCCGCTGCTGCTGATCGACATCGACGGTCCGCTCAATCCGTACGTGGCACTGGCAGACCGACGGATCCCGCACGGCTACGCGCGGCACCGGATGCGGCCGGTGGGCTGGGACTACGGGCCGGCGCTGCCCGTCCTGCTCAATCCGGACCACGGCCGGGCGCTGCTGGCGCTCGCCGGGCGTTACGAACTGGTCTGGGCGACGACCTGGAAGGACGAGGCCAACGTGTGGATCGGGCCGCACCTGGGACTGCCCCCGCTGCCGTACATCGACTGGCCGGCGATGCACGGCGGCGCGCCGCAGGGTACGTACTGGAAGACGCAGTACGTCGTGGAGTACGCGGCCGGGCGGCCGTTCGCCTGGATCGACGACGAGATCACCGAGCAGGACCGGGCGTGGATATCGGGGCAGGGGACCGCCGAGACGCTGCTTCTGTGGATCGATCCGCGGACCGGACTGCTTCCGGCCGATTTCGAGACGCTGGCCGCGTGGGCGGACGGCCGCAGCGGCGGGGAGTGAGCCCGTCGCCCGGCCATCCGCCGCGGGTCAGTCGTTGAGGACGGTGAGATCGAGGCCGGGAAGGCGGGCCGTGTCGTTGATGACGGACATCTCGACGACCTTCCCCCGCGCGATCGTGAAGACCATGACCGAGAACCGCCCGCCCTCGCGCGTCGAGATGACGGCCGGCTCCCCGTCGACCAGTGCCCGCCGCGAGGAGCGGGCGAACGGCGCGAACATCATCGCCTGACGGGCCACGGCAGCGGCGCCCCGCACCTGGGCCGACGCACCGATACCACCGGCGCCGGTGTCGGACCGCACCACGACGTCCGGGTCGAGCACGGCGACGAGGGCCTCGAAGTCCCCGCCGCGGGCGGCGGCCAGGAAGGCGTCGACGACCTCGCGCTTGCGGGTGAGATCGGGGTCCGGGGCCGGGTCCACGCCCTGCACCCGGCGCCGGGCCCGGCTGGCGAGCTGCCGGGCGGCGGCCGGGGTGCGGTCCACGACGCGGGCGATCTCGTCGAAGGGCACGGCGAACATGTCGTGCAGTACGAAGGCGAGCCGCTCGGCGGGGTCCAGCGTTTCGAGCACGACCAGCATCGCGAGACCGACCGAGTCGGCCATCACGGCCTGCTGCTCGGGGTCCGCATCCCGCTGGGCGCCGAGCACCGGTCCGCAGGCGTGCGGCTCGGGCGTTACGGTGTCGAGGGGCTCCTCACGGCGGGAGCGGCGGGTGCGGAGCATGTCCAGGCACACCCGCCCGACGACCGTCGTCAGCCAGCCGCCCAGGTTCTCGATCGCCCGGCTGTCGCAGCGGCTGAGCCGGATCCACGCTTCCTGGACGGCGTCCTCCGCCTCACCGGCCGAGCCGAGCATCCGGTAGGCCACGGCCTTCAGCTGAGTCCGGTTCTCCTCGAAGCGTTCGGCCAGGAACTCGTTTCCGTACACAGTCACATTCCTCCGTAGTGTTCCGTCACTGCGATGACGAACCGGACCCCGGTGATGTGACAGACACGTCCGACGGCTCGTTCAGCTCCACGGCAGCGCGGCGCGGCGACGCCAGTACGCCTCCGGCTCCTCCACCAGCGCGTCGAGCAGGCCGCGCCGCTCCTCGTCGAGGTCGACGACGGCAGCGTGCAGGTTCCCGGCGAGCTGGTCGACGGTCGCCGCGCCGGAGAGCACCACACCGGCCCACGGCTGGTGCAGTACGAGCGCCAGGGCGACCGCGTCGCTGCCCACACCGGCCCCGGCGGCGATCTCCCGGACCAGCGCCGGGGCCTCCGATCCGGCGAGCCGGCCGTTGGCCATGGCCTCCTTGACGATCACGGTGAGCCCGGCCTCATGGGCCTCGGCGAGCGCCGATCCGGCCGAGGTCTCCAGGGCGTTGAAGGTGGCCTGGACCGTACGGAAGAGCGGCTCGCCGTCGACCGTGACGGCGAGGGCGGCCCGGATGGCGTCGGACTGGCCCGGTCCGCTGGTGGACAGACCGACGCTGACCCCGTCGGCGGCGAGGGCGGCGAGCCGCGCGTGCAGCTCCTTGTCGGTGAGGGCCGGGCTGTCCGCGGTGACCGAGTGGATCTGGTAGAGGTCGAGCCGGTCACCGAGCAGTGCGTCGGTCTCGGCGCGCTGGCGTTCGAACGCGGCGAGGCTGTGGTCCTTGACCTCGTGCGCCTCGGCTTCGACGCTCCAGCCGGCGGTGCAGGTGTAGCCCCACTTGCTGCCGATGACGACATCGCGCACGTCGGGGTGCGCCGTCAGCCACTCGCCGAGGAACTCCTCCGAACGGCCGTAGGAGCGGGCCGCGTCGAAGTAGCGGACGCCCTGTGCGTAGGCGGCGTCCAGCAGCTCATGGGTGCGCTCGCGCAGCGCCTCGACGCTGCGGTCCCCGGGCAGATCGCGGTCGCGGTGGAGGTTGATGTAGCCGGGCCTGCCGACCGCCGCCAGGCCGAGCCCGATGTGGGCGGTCGGAGTCGTCGCTGTGGCCAGCCGGGCGAAAGGCATCGTGGGCTCCTCGTCGGTCGGGTGCGCTCACCGTCAACGTAACGCAGCCCGGGAAAACCGAAAGGCGGGGAGCGTACAACCGCTCCCCGCCCTGAGATCTTCTGCGCGCCGTCAGTCCTTCGCGGTGGCCCACGCCTGCTGGACGGCGAGGTCCGCCTTGACCTCGGCGAGCTGGACGGCGACGGCCGAAGGGGCCGTACCGCCGCGGCCGCTGCGGGAGGCGAGCGCACCGGCCACGTCGAGGACCGTGCGGACCTCGGGGGTGAGGTGCTCGGAGATCTTCGCGAACTGCTCGTCGGTGAGCTCGTCGAGCTCGATGCCGTGCTGCTCGCACTCCTTGACGCACTCGCCCGCGACCTCGTGCGCGACGCGGAACGGGACGCCCTGCTTGACCAGCCACTCGGCGATGTCGGTGGCGAGCGAGAAGCCCGCCGGGGCCAGCTCCTCCATGCGCTCGCGGTTGACGGTCAGCGTGGCCATCATGCCGGTGAAGGCGGGGAGCAGGACTTCGAGCTGGTCGCAGGAGTCGAAGACCGGTTCCTTGTCCTCCTGGAGGTCGCGGTTGTACGCGAGCGGGAGGGCCTTCAGCGTGGCCATCAGGCCCGTCAGATTGCCGATCAGCCGGCCGGACTTGCCGCGGGCCAGCTCGGCGATGTCCGGGTTCTTCTTCTGCGGCATGATCGAGGAGCCGGTGGAGAAGGCGTCGTGCAGGGTGACGAAGGAGAACTCCTTCGTGTTCCAGATGATGACCTCCTCCGCGATCCGGGAGAGGTTCACGCCGATCATCGCGGTGATGAACGCGAATTCGGCGACGAAGTCACGGGAGGCCGTGCCGTCGATGGAGTTGGCGACGGAACCGCGCTCGAAGCCGAGGTCGGCGGCGACCGCCTCCGGGTCGAGACCGAGCGAGGAGCCGGCGAGCGCGCCGGAACCGTACGGAGACACTGCCGTGCGATCGTCCCACTGACGCAGCCGCTCGGCGTCCCGGGACAGGGACTGGACGTGGGCCAGCACGTGGTGGGCGAAGAGGACGGGCTGGGCGTGCTGGAGGTGCGTACGGCCCGGCATCGCGACGTCCGGGTGGGCCTCGGCGAGGCCGACCAGTGCGCCCTGGAGCTCGGCGATCAGACCGCCGATGATCCGGGCGTGGTCACGCAGGAACATCCGGAAGAGCGTGGCGATCTGGTCGTTGCGGGACCGTCCCGCCCGCAGCTTGC
This sequence is a window from Streptomyces sp. NBC_01217. Protein-coding genes within it:
- a CDS encoding TetR/AcrR family transcriptional regulator, translated to MTLDRERVLRSAAALLTRKSTATMDEVARAAGIGRATLHRHFAGRDALVRALEKLGIQEFEAALDAAALDEGSAEEALRRLVAAVEPSAGLLSFLVTENQLFEGDEVNEGWNRLDARVAAFFRRGQERGEFRIDLTPAWLTEALYGLISTGAWAVQAGRVAGQDFQYMIVELLLGGARRSVEQ
- a CDS encoding sigma-70 family RNA polymerase sigma factor, with translation MYGNEFLAERFEENRTQLKAVAYRMLGSAGEAEDAVQEAWIRLSRCDSRAIENLGGWLTTVVGRVCLDMLRTRRSRREEPLDTVTPEPHACGPVLGAQRDADPEQQAVMADSVGLAMLVVLETLDPAERLAFVLHDMFAVPFDEIARVVDRTPAAARQLASRARRRVQGVDPAPDPDLTRKREVVDAFLAAARGGDFEALVAVLDPDVVVRSDTGAGGIGASAQVRGAAAVARQAMMFAPFARSSRRALVDGEPAVISTREGGRFSVMVFTIARGKVVEMSVINDTARLPGLDLTVLND
- a CDS encoding aldo/keto reductase; this encodes MPFARLATATTPTAHIGLGLAAVGRPGYINLHRDRDLPGDRSVEALRERTHELLDAAYAQGVRYFDAARSYGRSEEFLGEWLTAHPDVRDVVIGSKWGYTCTAGWSVEAEAHEVKDHSLAAFERQRAETDALLGDRLDLYQIHSVTADSPALTDKELHARLAALAADGVSVGLSTSGPGQSDAIRAALAVTVDGEPLFRTVQATFNALETSAGSALAEAHEAGLTVIVKEAMANGRLAGSEAPALVREIAAGAGVGSDAVALALVLHQPWAGVVLSGAATVDQLAGNLHAAVVDLDEERRGLLDALVEEPEAYWRRRAALPWS
- the argH gene encoding argininosuccinate lyase yields the protein MSSNTGDVRLWGGRFADGPAEALANLSASVHFDWRLAPYDIAGSRAHARALNKAGLLTADELDRMLAGLDRLEQDVASGDFVGTVADEDVHSALERGLLERLGPDLGGKLRAGRSRNDQIATLFRMFLRDHARIIGGLIAELQGALVGLAEAHPDVAMPGRTHLQHAQPVLFAHHVLAHVQSLSRDAERLRQWDDRTAVSPYGSGALAGSSLGLDPEAVAADLGFERGSVANSIDGTASRDFVAEFAFITAMIGVNLSRIAEEVIIWNTKEFSFVTLHDAFSTGSSIMPQKKNPDIAELARGKSGRLIGNLTGLMATLKALPLAYNRDLQEDKEPVFDSCDQLEVLLPAFTGMMATLTVNRERMEELAPAGFSLATDIAEWLVKQGVPFRVAHEVAGECVKECEQHGIELDELTDEQFAKISEHLTPEVRTVLDVAGALASRSGRGGTAPSAVAVQLAEVKADLAVQQAWATAKD